Below is a window of Lodderomyces elongisporus chromosome 3, complete sequence DNA.
aagtgcatccttacaccgagtttcaagtgcatccttacaccgagtttcaagtgcatccttacaccgagtttcaagtgcatccttacaccgagtttcaagtgcatccttacaccgagtttcaagtgcatccttacaccgagtttcaagtgcatccttacaccgagtttcaagtgcatccttacaccgagtttcaagtgcatccttacaccgagtttcaagtgcatccttacaccgagtttcaagtgcatccttacaccgagttgcaagtgcatccttacaccgagttgcaagtgcatccttacaccgagtttcaagtgcatctaCTATTTATCAACCATTAAAGTCTATAATCAAGTGAAGCAATCCATATATCCCTTGACGTTtacttgtttctttcatGATATCCTTATTTTTACCTTTACTTCATGATCCTTATGATGATGTAgtctttaaatttttgtttgcaaacAGAATCAATTTTTGCAGTTCTGTTGATACTGTCATATTTTTTGCTCATTTTTAAGTCAAACTAGTTCACGcattattaatttttctcaCAACTTTGTACAATGATTACCCTCTTCCATTCATCATCTAGTCATGTCGAAGACAATTTCGGTTATTTGATCAATTCCATATGTTTTAACAATTTATGTCAGCATTTCAACCCCTTCCTGTGGTTACTCAAACACGCTGCTTTGGATTTACTATTAGCACTTCTAAAACTACTGTGCCGAGTTCAAAGACAGTATCACGTGATCTGTGAACATCCATCACAATTCTCTCCATCAATACTTTCTTGTCTCCATAGATGAATTCGACCAGGATTTTGTTAAGGATAAGATctacaattttcttttagaCCCCCTTTGGTAAGAATAACTTTTAGATATTTAGAGAATGAGACTTATGTAATCACAATACGTATACCAATTATTTTAGAtcttgctttttgtttttccttaGATGCGAGCTCATCAGCATGCTTCCATGGTATTCTCAGACTAAAGCACATCAAACTCTGATTGGTCAAAGTGCAACTCACAAATAGCGGACATCATGTAAATAGTATCCCACTACTTGCAGAAAATTCAAGCAAAACCTGGTATAATACACGGCAACTTCCACTTTAACACTACAATGTTGTCCTTCAAAACAACCGAAAAGTCATTCTACAAATCCAAAGTCGTTTCAATATTGTTAGTCATTTAGTCCACTTCTCGTAGTCATTTCTGTATATTGATAAACATATAAACACAACCCTCGGATCAGTTCTCCTTCCATCGGTGTCCACACTTGACACACTTGTAAAATGTAGTCATGGGCTCATCGGCAGATCTTATTTGAAGTTGGAAAAAGTACGCCTTGGTGCCTCCACATGAATCTATCGGACACTGTGTCGTGGTTTGGTCCACATTGTCCCAAGTTCCCTCTCCTCCCAAAACATCGTCCACTTCCTTTCTGTTTAGTAGTTTTCTGTCGTATATCTGAAGACCGGTGATTTTAAATTCATAGGGACACGTCGAGCAGTAGAACCGGTTGATGTTATCGTCACCTGCCGAGATCAAAAGCATATTCAGACAATGCGGGCAAAATGTAAGCATCTTAGAAATGTATGTATGTTAAGCGCttggtggttgtggttgtggtagtggtagtggtagtgtgGGTGAGATGATATTATTTGGTGGTGGCACTTGATGTAGATACCAGCTCTAGATGTTCCTTTTTCGTTTCTATCGCGAGATGCAATCTcgttttccaaaaccttTTCAATGATGCGCGAAAatattcaaaacaaaaaaagccTCGGAACCCACATAAACCCtaaaaaaagggaataCTCTCTGCTCCACAACAAATGTCGATCAGCCCACTCAGATCACCTTCGAAAAAGACAAGAGAAATAATCAATGTTGATTTGCGACGATTCAGTGCAACGAGCTTGTCTCCAGTAAAGACAACGCCCAATGGACGGTCCGGATTGAGGTCGCCGGAGAAAAGACTGATTATCGACTTGGACCAATCAGCAAAGAAACGGGCAAAACGCACCTTGTACAGCAGATTGATGCAAGAGTATGAAGACTCGAGTGAAAATGAATTGGCCGGTCAAGAACTCAAACTTGCAGAAAAGATTCTTGACGAGTATAACGTCAACTATGGGAGCGACGTCGAGTTAGAAATCGATGAATCCGAGTCGAAACCGACAAGACGACGAAGACAGAAACGTACtccaaaagcaaaaagcaaggTTGAACATTTTCTGGAAGACAGCATGGACTCTGACTTGGATGTCGACTACGAAGCAGAAAAggagataaagaaaactgAAGCAAAGCCAAGGGCATTTAAGCGTCGAAGAAAGCCCGAGGTATTAAACAAGGTGAAAAGCATCTTTCAACAAGACGATGACATGTTTGGTCTGCTGCAGTCGTTAAAGGCTTCTTCATCgtcaccagcaccagcattTGCACCGGTATCTGAACCAGCATCTACACCAGCATTTGAATCAACATCTGCATTGGAACCTGCATCAGAGTCGAATCCTCCATCTCAATCACGATTGCAATCACCAAAGAGAAAACCCGCAAAACCCACCAGTTCATTTGCCGAGACACTACTCCAATCAAATCAGTATACAAACAACATAATCAGTGGAGTCAAAAATGGCGACGAGAAAACTAAAACTGAGGCAAAATTTGAACCACTCCCACTTCCCAAGTTGGACACAGACGGCCACATCGCCGATGAAGAGTACCTCATAAAATACATGAATGGACAGGACCCCTCGAAAACAAATTACGAAAGATTAGTTGACGAGCAAGCATTCTCGTTGGAAGGACCCGAAGGTTACTTTGAACAACTACATGCCAGGTTCAGATCCAACACCAAATCATTGAGCTCGTCTGCACCTTTAGTCACCAGAGATGAGTTTCGAAAGGCAATCCAATTGGGCGACCTGCTCTTGCACGAGTCTAAACAAGCTCTTAAGAAAGTTCACAAATCCCTTTACCACCAATGGTGCTTTGAGCTTTCGCAAGGTTTCAATatcaatttctttggtGTTGGCTCCAagatcaacatcatcaatgaCTTTGCTGAAAACTATTTTATAGATTGGTGGAACGATGTCTATACAGGCAAAACTCCTCCCCAAATCCTCGTTGTCAATGGCTACAACCCAAATGTCGATTTCAAGTCcattgttttgcaaatagCTGATATCCTTGTTCGAGAAGAAACTGCAAAGCTTCCCAAACACATTTCCGAAACAGTTCCTTTCCTCGTTGATTACAtgaaaaaccaaaagtTGACTATGCCAAAACTAGTGTTGATTGTACACAGTATAGACGGAGAGGCGTTGAGACTGGATAAGATCCAAGGGCTTTTTGCGCAACTAATCAGCATCCCCGAGATTTGGGCAATCACGTCAACGGATCACGTGAATGCGCCACTATTGTGGGATCTGTCAAAGTCCAAGAACCTGAACTTGATCTGGCACGATATGACAACTTATGAAGGCTACACTTCAGAGCTTTCGTTCAAGGATATTCTTGGCTTAGGAAAATCCAAAAAGTTTGTTGGTAGTCTTGGTGCCAAGTTTGTGCTTGGCTCATTAACTGAAAACCACCGCACATTATACCGCAAGCTTATGGAGAGTCAGTTGAACAAGATGAAACCCGTCGCTGATGTGAGAGGTGTGGGTCTCAAGGGAGTTGTAAAGTACGCTACGGAGCTCAGAGAGTTGCTCAGGGAGTGTCTTAGTGCATTCATTGTAGCAAACGAGATTACGTTTAGAACAATGATGAAGGAATACATTGACCACAAAATGTGTCAATTGGTCAAGGATGCAGCCGGGTTGGAGCTTTTGTTTATCCCATTCACCTATGGAGAAATAGAAGAGCTTAGCAAGCAAGAATTTGAAACGTAAtgtggaggaggaggatgatgaagatgatgatgatgaggaggaggaggataAAGCTGAAGACAATGAAAGGTTATTGTATGTGTGTAAATTGTGTACTGGTATTATATAACTTGTATGGCGAATCAAAGTCTACTTGCGCGCAGTTCTTTAaggtaaaaataaaaagagcaaaaatgaaaaaaaaaagacaaaaaggaaaatacaaaattaaACGTCTGGCGTGACTTACTTACACACTAGGATCTAGCCATATAACATCCAAATTTTAGCAAGTTAAGTCGATCCAACCTGAATTAGATTTGATCAAGTACCAGTTAAATAAGTTTGCAATCGTTCATAAAGATCTCAGCTTGCAATATCGCGAACTAGAGTTATCACATTTCATCACTGCAACCACATACAACCACGAATATGCCTAGTTTTGGAGTTCACACGTTTAGAGGCAAAAAGGAGCAAGAGGCATACAACAAGACTATTGCCGGAAAGTACGCAAAacttgtaaaaaaaaaccactTTTTATTCCTTGGCTTACCATTCATTCTTTCAATCGTGGCTGGTTCGCTATACTTGCAAAAATTCACCAGTATCAAGTGGGAGAAATACGACGACAAGTACCAGCAGTtgggagaagaagaaatgatggacttgattgaaaacaagAGGAAATTCGACAAGAAGGACGACTACTATAGACTACAAGGCTTTTTGACCGACCACTTGGAGA
It encodes the following:
- the ORC2 gene encoding Origin recognition complex subunit 2, with translation MSISPLRSPSKKTREIINVDLRRFSATSLSPVKTTPNGRSGLRSPEKRSIIDLDQSAKKRAKRTLYSRLMQEYEDSSENELAGQELKLAEKILDEYNVNYGSDVELEIDESESKPTRRRRQKRTPKAKSKVEHFSEDSMDSDLDVDYEAEKEIKKTEAKPRAFKRRRKPEVLNKVKSIFQQDDDMFGSSQSLKASSSSPAPAFAPVSEPASTPAFESTSALEPASESNPPSQSRLQSPKRKPAKPTSSFAETLLQSNQYTNNIISGVKNGDEKTKTEAKFEPLPLPKLDTDGHIADEEYLIKYMNGQDPSKTNYERLVDEQAFSLEGPEGYFEQLHARFRSNTKSLSSSAPLVTRDEFRKAIQLGDSLLHESKQALKKVHKSLYHQWCFELSQGFNINFFGVGSKINIINDFAENYFIDWWNDVYTGKTPPQILVVNGYNPNVDFKSIVLQIADILVREETAKLPKHISETVPFLVDYMKNQKLTMPKLVLIVHSIDGEALRSDKIQGLFAQLISIPEIWAITSTDHVNAPLLWDSSKSKNSNLIWHDMTTYEGYTSELSFKDILGLGKSKKFVGSLGAKFVLGSLTENHRTLYRKLMESQLNKMKPVADVRGVGLKGVVKYATELRELLRECLSAFIVANEITFRTMMKEYIDHKMCQLVKDAAGLELLFIPFTYGEIEELSKQEFET
- the COX16 gene encoding Cytochrome oxidase assembly yields the protein MPSFGVHTFRGKKEQEAYNKTIAGKYAKLVKKNHFLFLGLPFILSIVAGSLYLQKFTSIKWEKYDDKYQQLGEEEMMDLIENKRKFDKKDDYYRLQGFLTDHLEKEVSDDYEIVRVQRKKEDEPVW
- the RPC11 gene encoding RNA polymerase III C11 subunit (BUSCO:EOG0926539T), producing MLTFCPHCSNMLLISAGDDNINRFYCSTCPYEFKITGLQIYDRKLLNRKEVDDVLGGEGTWDNVDQTTTQCPIDSCGGTKAYFFQLQIRSADEPMTTFYKCVKCGHRWKEN